The sequence agCTGGAATTGcacaactaaacacaaaaacagcaacttaAAAGCCTTATCTAAATCCTTAAGTTAGAATTTTTATCTTGTAACCGTGCTTTGAATTACTTTTTAGGCGTGTAGGGTCCAATGTATTCAGCGCTTAATCCACCCAAggggattttttattattattattttggccTTTGCTGTTTAAATTTTGATCATTGTGTTATTCATGTGATCTTTTCAGTAATCTGTCTCTTGTGAGTTCCCCAACTTTATGAAAGTTGCTATGGTTTGGGAAAAGCTTAGGCTATGCAATACATATGTAGTCATCAAGTCAGTAAAGGAGTCAATTTTTATGAATGACTTTTAGTCAGTGCATTTAATGACGATACATTCCGTAGTATTTGTGTAACTGAAAATGTTAAGATCACGTCTTTTACAAAGGGAAGAATCATCTATAGTCTTGAATAAATCCAGAAACTGGCAAatcacgtttttgttttttaaaaaaaaaaaaaacaaaaaaaacatttacaataaaGCATATGCAGGTCTAAAGATTATGAAATGCATTTAGAATACAAAAGTTGCTTCATGTGATTACAGATATTCACAGTAATTAAACTTACAGACGGCATTGGAGAGATTTGACAGGAAAGTCACTCCAACTCTGACAGTTTAACTCCAGAATAAATGGTCTCTTCCTCTGTGTTATTCTGCCTCCTGCTcgtgttttgcctctttttgaaGTTCAGAGCTACATACTGCATGGCGTTAAACTCCTCACTCTGTAGAAATAAGAAGGTTAATTAATGGCATTTGTCTACATACAAATATGTAACTCATGTTGGGAGGATTTCTTTGAACTAACCTGATGGTCAGCTGGGTATTTTTGAGCGCTCGGCTGGGGCTGCAACCCTGTAGAAATAAATCAAAGCCTAAACTGTCTGCATGACTGCATACCACTGGGGTTAAGATGTTTCTCCTGAATTTATTTAGTAAATTTACCTTGAgattgaagattttttttcttggccaTTTTGCAGAGGATACCAAAAAGGATGATGTTCAACATAACAGACACAACCAGAACTGCAGCCACACCAAGCATCACAAGAGGGAAAGTGTCTTCTTGTTTCTCTGTACAAACAGAACCAAGGCAGACTCAGCGAACAAGAAAAAATCAGTGGATAAGGATAAAAGAAGTGGCTTCAGTGTTTCTCACCCTCCACATTCAGTCTCGTTCCTTTCCCAAACAGTATCTCTCCGCATGAAGCCACAGCACAGTAGTACATCCCAGCATCAGACAGGCTCACGTTGCTCTTTGGTAATCTGAACACACATCTCTGCTCAGGAGAGTCAGGGTTCTTCACACACTGACTGCTGCTGTTAGTTTGGGTGTAGATGATTCCCAAGTGGGAGCTTCCTGAATCCCTTTTGAACCAGTAGATGTTTCGTTTTCCATCAGCGAGAACCGTGCAGCTCAGAGTCGCAGAGCCTCCAGTCTGCACTGAGTCAGACTTCGGCTGCTGGAGGAAAGACCAGCAA comes from Amphiprion ocellaris isolate individual 3 ecotype Okinawa chromosome 23, ASM2253959v1, whole genome shotgun sequence and encodes:
- the LOC111562535 gene encoding uncharacterized protein LOC111562535, which produces MLRFYVLLVSLFRAYGAMLYANLGDDVTLFCHYASEAKYLLWYKQVAGEKPQIISSFYKHSPDSISFHNQFQGNQRFSVQTGQGFYHLKISDIQDSDSAMYYCGQNNMIGTEFGNGTFLVLKESSCWSFLQQPKSDSVQTGGSATLSCTVLADGKRNIYWFKRDSGSSHLGIIYTQTNSSSQCVKNPDSPEQRCVFRLPKSNVSLSDAGMYYCAVASCGEILFGKGTRLNVEEKQEDTFPLVMLGVAAVLVVSVMLNIILFGILCKMAKKKNLQSQGLQPQPSAQKYPADHQSEEFNAMQYVALNFKKRQNTSRRQNNTEEETIYSGVKLSELE